In one Drosophila gunungcola strain Sukarami chromosome 2R unlocalized genomic scaffold, Dgunungcola_SK_2 000004F, whole genome shotgun sequence genomic region, the following are encoded:
- the LOC128253655 gene encoding uncharacterized protein LOC128253655: protein MVFTNCTCFSEDPEEMLSRLKCGLSKSVKRPSFNIELQFQKPVIKFFVNMRIVLPRRQGADFTLFNLSGIDGCSLLSNKNQIAFIQLGRKHMDRFSNVPKRCPWPKDVSYYIRGFRADMAAMPAFNFESDMNLWFDLVVNHHKLIRGFIQSKVQRRRSHKNAAGED from the coding sequence ATGGTTTTTACGAACTGCACCTGCTTTAGTGAAGATCCTGAGGAGATGTTATCACGTTTAAAATGTGGTTTGAGTAAAAGTGTTAAGAGGCCTTCCTTTAACATTGAGCTGCAATTCCAAAAGCCTGTAATCAAGTTCTTTGTAAATATGAGAATTGTTTTACCGCGACGTCAGGGCGCTGATTTTACCTTATTCAATCTCTCCGGAATCGATGGCTGCAGTTTGCTGTCCAATAAAAACCAGATCGCCTTCATCCAACTGGGCCGCAAGCATATGGATCGATTTAGTAATGTTCCCAAGCGATGTCCTTGGCCCAAGGATGTGTCCTACTACATCCGTGGATTCCGGGCGGATATGGCTGCCATGCCAGCATTTAATTTCGAGTCGGACATGAACCTGTGGTTCGACCTGGTGGTAAATCACCATAAGCTGATCCGCGGCTTTATCCAGAGCAAGGTTCAGCGAAGAAGGAGTCACAAAAATGCAGCTGGCGAGGATTAA
- the LOC128253656 gene encoding uncharacterized protein LOC128253656 yields MKPKTLGVLIIICLCCWLPNWKVEAGAKNNFELQTDNFTCSSEDVKSRILKEYHCGISKSSKRRTWRMEFMLLQPVADHDFFMKIVLPRRRPLTDFVLLNVTTDGCQLLANRNQVPLLRLGRNIMERFSNFPKQCPFKANYTYYIRGFRLDLNLLPAVDMETPVHVELSYQSKQQGLRWISGYLEARVQRMSEKKRPK; encoded by the exons ATGAAACCAAAGACTTTGGGCGTGTTGATAATCATTTGCCTCTGCTGCTGGCTCCCTAATTGGAAAGTGGAGGCGGGGGCCAAG AATAACTTTGAGCTGCAAACGGATAATTTTACATGCAGCAGCGAGGATGTGAAATCAAGGATTCTCAAGGAGTATCACTGTGGCATAAGTAAAAGTTCCAAGCGGCGCACTTGGCGTATGGAATTCATGCTTTTGCAACCCGTGGCCGACCATGATTTCTTCATGAAAATCGTCCTGCCGCGAAGGAGGCCCTTGACGGACTTTGTCCTGCTAAATGTGACCACCGATGGCTGTCAGTTGCTGGCCAATCGCAATCAAGTGCCCCTCTTGCGTTTGGGCCGAAATATCATGGAACGCTTCAGCAACTTTCCCAAACAGTGTCCTTTCAAGGCCAATTACACCTACTACATCAGAGGGTTCCGACTGGACCTGAATCTCCTGCCCGCCGTGGACATGGAGACCCCGGTGCACGTCGAGCTGAGTTATCAGAGCAAACAGCAGGGACTCAGGTGGATCAGCGGGTATCTGGAGGCACGTGTTCAAAGGATGAGCGAGAAAAAACGCCCCAAGTAG